The following proteins come from a genomic window of Phycisphaeraceae bacterium:
- a CDS encoding phosphoribosylanthranilate isomerase, with protein MATWVKICGIRTPQIAMEAAEAGAHAIGLVFANGSPRQVTAEAAREIVKALPGNIEPVALFVDASTDEIRRTCETTDIRTVQLHGRETVDFAAALAPLRVFKALHYREGLISELSPWLDAGVRTILIDSPPRGLLNGGSGEAFSWEDLARDLKRTPPPARLRLVIAGGLTPVNVSKVVRLLNPYGVDVSSGVESSRGVKDVHLIRDFCDAIRKADSA; from the coding sequence ATGGCAACGTGGGTCAAAATCTGCGGTATTCGGACTCCACAGATCGCAATGGAGGCAGCGGAAGCAGGAGCCCATGCGATCGGCTTGGTATTTGCCAACGGCTCACCACGCCAAGTCACCGCCGAAGCAGCCAGGGAAATCGTTAAAGCATTGCCGGGAAATATTGAGCCTGTTGCGCTCTTTGTAGATGCCTCGACCGACGAGATTCGCAGGACATGCGAGACGACGGACATCCGAACTGTCCAGCTTCACGGCCGGGAAACCGTTGACTTCGCGGCAGCTCTCGCCCCGCTGCGTGTATTCAAGGCATTGCACTACCGCGAAGGACTTATCAGCGAATTATCACCTTGGCTCGATGCTGGCGTTCGTACCATTCTCATCGACAGTCCTCCGCGAGGCTTGCTCAATGGCGGCAGCGGAGAAGCGTTTTCATGGGAAGACCTTGCCCGTGATCTGAAACGCACTCCTCCGCCTGCGCGTCTCCGACTCGTCATCGCCGGCGGCCTCACACCCGTCAACGTGTCGAAAGTCGTTCGCTTGCTCAACCCCTACGGCGTGGATGTTTCAAGCGGCGTCGAATCATCACGCGGCGTCAAGGATGTCCATCTGATCCGCGATTTCTGCGATGCGATCCGTAAGGCGGATTCCGCCTGA
- a CDS encoding UvrD-helicase domain-containing protein has translation MPEDPITPVDTQTDPLLADLTEPQREAVTHVNGPLLVLAGAGSGKTRVITRRIAHLVLRVGIPPWNILAITFTNKAAGEMRDRVAKLVSERQARAISVCTFHSLCARIIRQYASKLDLPPGFSIYDTADQTRAIKTALEALQINVNNFPPGKVLSTISSAKNELIDAAAYASNANDFYSKSVAKIYSKYQQILARNKALDFDDLLMKTADLMRNHPNALAELRQRFTYLLIDEYQDTNHAQFIIAHALGSEHRNVCATGDPDQSIYGWRGANIRNILEFESHYPEAKVVRLEQNYRSTKNILAVADALIRNNKQRKHKSLWTENEAGEAVSVVTCYDERKEAEWIVSQMREWHDEKKLPWGGMAVFYRTNSLSRVVEDALRASGIPYQIARGTAFYERKEIKDAVAYLRVIANPSDETNLARILNTPARGISEATIKGLQAFAVVNGWSLYETICRVASVTNLAPRAVAAVQKFTNMIETWRHIAGLETSPGIPDRSPEQNIGTNKADIEISLRALVERVLTDSGLHQYYRDDKTDPDGERLANLGELVSSAQQFEVDLAAVDGDLPSLAERLGAYLEQISLVSDVDDVNPEKGAVTLMTLHAAKGLEFPLVALIGVEDGLLPHVRSHASPTEMEEERRLCFVGITRAQRMLLITHARFRTIFGQTTPTIPSRFLNEFPSGNIKTEDVSNQDSWTAGEDRFPGISRLRQSAQQETAEYPPGTLVRHPQFGLGRVLTVNAYGTQTRAQIAFNTSGVKTLILQYANLQRV, from the coding sequence ATGCCGGAAGACCCCATCACTCCTGTTGATACCCAAACCGATCCGTTGTTGGCTGATCTGACCGAGCCGCAGCGCGAAGCGGTCACGCACGTTAATGGGCCATTGCTGGTACTGGCTGGCGCAGGTTCTGGTAAGACTCGCGTTATCACGAGGCGCATTGCTCATCTGGTGCTGCGTGTCGGTATTCCTCCGTGGAATATTCTGGCTATCACGTTCACCAATAAAGCCGCCGGTGAAATGCGAGACCGTGTAGCTAAGCTCGTCAGCGAACGACAAGCACGAGCGATTTCCGTCTGCACCTTTCACAGTCTCTGCGCGAGGATCATCCGACAGTACGCATCAAAGCTCGACCTGCCGCCGGGGTTTTCCATTTATGACACTGCCGATCAGACCCGCGCAATCAAAACCGCGCTCGAGGCACTGCAAATCAACGTCAATAATTTCCCGCCTGGCAAGGTACTCAGCACGATCAGCTCGGCCAAAAACGAATTGATCGACGCTGCTGCATACGCATCCAATGCGAATGATTTTTATTCCAAGAGTGTTGCGAAAATCTACTCAAAGTATCAGCAGATCCTTGCTCGAAATAAGGCTCTGGATTTTGACGACCTGCTGATGAAAACAGCGGACTTGATGCGGAATCACCCGAACGCCCTTGCGGAGTTGCGGCAACGATTCACTTACCTGCTCATCGACGAGTACCAGGACACGAACCACGCTCAATTCATCATCGCCCATGCTCTTGGCAGCGAGCATCGCAACGTCTGTGCAACCGGTGACCCCGATCAATCCATTTATGGATGGCGCGGCGCGAACATCCGCAATATTCTCGAATTTGAAAGCCACTACCCAGAAGCGAAAGTGGTCAGACTCGAACAGAACTACCGCTCAACTAAAAATATCCTCGCGGTGGCCGACGCATTGATCCGGAACAACAAACAGCGCAAGCACAAATCTCTCTGGACGGAGAACGAGGCCGGCGAAGCGGTGAGCGTCGTAACCTGCTACGACGAACGTAAGGAAGCGGAGTGGATCGTCAGCCAGATGCGGGAGTGGCACGATGAAAAGAAGCTGCCCTGGGGTGGGATGGCTGTTTTTTACAGAACCAACTCGCTCAGCCGTGTCGTCGAGGACGCTCTGCGTGCATCAGGTATTCCATACCAGATCGCCCGAGGCACAGCGTTTTATGAACGAAAAGAAATCAAAGATGCCGTTGCCTATCTCCGCGTCATAGCCAATCCGTCGGATGAGACAAATCTAGCCCGCATCCTCAATACGCCTGCTCGTGGAATCAGTGAAGCAACGATCAAAGGTTTGCAAGCATTTGCGGTGGTCAATGGCTGGTCACTCTATGAAACAATCTGCCGTGTAGCTTCCGTAACCAACCTTGCTCCGCGTGCTGTGGCGGCCGTGCAGAAATTCACGAACATGATCGAAACATGGCGGCACATCGCGGGATTGGAAACATCCCCCGGTATCCCGGATCGTTCCCCTGAACAAAACATTGGCACAAACAAGGCTGATATCGAAATCTCACTCCGTGCACTGGTCGAGCGTGTATTGACGGATTCAGGACTGCATCAATATTACCGTGATGACAAGACCGATCCGGATGGAGAACGACTAGCGAACCTCGGCGAGCTTGTCAGTTCGGCCCAACAGTTCGAAGTGGATCTTGCTGCGGTCGATGGCGATCTACCCAGCCTGGCGGAGCGGCTTGGAGCGTATCTTGAGCAAATCAGCCTCGTAAGTGATGTGGATGATGTGAACCCGGAGAAAGGTGCGGTCACACTCATGACCTTGCACGCAGCCAAAGGTCTGGAGTTCCCTCTCGTCGCACTCATCGGAGTAGAGGACGGCCTGCTCCCACATGTCCGGTCGCATGCCAGCCCTACTGAGATGGAGGAAGAACGCCGCCTTTGTTTCGTCGGCATCACACGAGCACAAAGGATGCTGCTCATTACACACGCGCGGTTCCGCACGATTTTCGGCCAGACCACGCCAACGATTCCAAGCCGATTTCTCAACGAGTTTCCCAGTGGCAACATCAAGACGGAAGACGTTTCCAATCAAGACTCATGGACCGCGGGTGAAGATCGATTCCCCGGTATTTCCCGGCTGCGTCAAAGCGCTCAGCAGGAAACGGCTGAATACCCGCCGGGAACGTTGGTCCGTCACCCGCAGTTTGGGCTCGGTCGCGTGTTAACGGTTAATGCTTACGGCACGCAGACGAGGGCACAGATCGCGTTCAATACGTCTGGAGTTAAAACCTTGATCCTCCAATACGCAAATCTTCAGCGCGTTTGA
- the trpS gene encoding tryptophan--tRNA ligase codes for MSTVKSKPRILTGDTPTGRLHLGHYVGSIENRLAMQDSFDCFFIIANVHALTTRAEEPAAVSEDVRQIVIDYLATGIDPAKSTIFLQSEVPAIAELTWYFAMLLGFGRLMRNPTVKDEIVVKNLGDNYSFGFLMYPVGQVADILAFRPKYVPVGEDQVPHIEMCRELARRFNVAYCGVDPKGGDDAHAQAVFPVPEVKVGRIARLIGTDGKNKMSKSLGNAILLSDDTKTVQKKCNKIFTGRMNPTDPGDVSDKNPLWQYHDAFNPNKEEVVELKAKYAEGKIGDGDCKKRLAEVLNTFLEPIRQRRAALEADPFRVTKVLEEGTARANAVAEETLWMAKRAMKYDFFPRRLSI; via the coding sequence ATGTCCACCGTTAAATCGAAACCTCGCATCCTCACCGGCGATACGCCGACGGGACGGCTGCATCTGGGCCACTATGTCGGTTCAATCGAAAATCGTCTTGCGATGCAGGACAGCTTCGATTGTTTCTTTATCATCGCTAACGTCCATGCTCTGACGACCCGTGCGGAAGAACCCGCCGCTGTCAGCGAGGATGTCAGACAGATTGTCATTGACTATCTTGCGACTGGCATCGATCCCGCGAAGTCCACCATCTTTCTTCAGAGTGAAGTCCCCGCCATCGCGGAGCTTACCTGGTACTTCGCCATGCTGCTGGGTTTTGGTCGGCTCATGCGCAATCCCACCGTCAAAGATGAAATCGTTGTCAAAAATCTTGGTGACAATTATTCCTTCGGTTTCCTCATGTACCCGGTCGGTCAGGTAGCGGATATCCTCGCCTTCCGACCTAAATACGTGCCCGTTGGTGAAGATCAGGTTCCTCATATCGAGATGTGCCGCGAACTTGCTCGGCGGTTTAACGTCGCTTACTGCGGCGTTGATCCCAAAGGCGGTGATGATGCACACGCCCAGGCGGTCTTTCCCGTACCTGAGGTGAAAGTCGGCAGAATTGCCCGACTCATCGGCACCGATGGAAAAAATAAAATGAGCAAGTCGCTGGGTAATGCCATCCTTCTCTCTGACGATACGAAAACCGTTCAGAAAAAGTGCAACAAGATTTTTACCGGCCGGATGAACCCTACCGATCCGGGTGACGTGTCCGACAAGAACCCGCTGTGGCAGTACCACGATGCTTTCAATCCGAATAAAGAAGAAGTCGTAGAACTCAAGGCGAAGTATGCGGAAGGAAAAATTGGCGATGGCGATTGCAAAAAACGATTAGCGGAGGTGCTCAACACTTTTCTGGAGCCTATTCGTCAACGCCGTGCAGCTCTTGAGGCCGATCCGTTTCGCGTGACTAAAGTACTCGAGGAGGGAACCGCCCGTGCGAATGCCGTCGCGGAGGAAACCCTGTGGATGGCCAAGCGAGCGATGAAATATGACTTTTTCCCGCGAAGACTTTCAATATGA